Part of the Alosa alosa isolate M-15738 ecotype Scorff River chromosome 18, AALO_Geno_1.1, whole genome shotgun sequence genome is shown below.
AACATTCTAAAGTTATATTTTACCAGATATATTTTACCAGAAGACTAGTTATGTATACTTGAACATTCTAAAGTTATATTTTACCAGAAGACTAGTTGCGTATACAGTAATTGAACATTCTAAAGTTATATTTTACTAGTAGACTAGTTTAACATTCTAAAGTTATATTTTACCAGAAGACTAGCTGCGTAGCCCAGAGGAGttcatgatttccaaaaagaagggcaaacttttccagcattttgttacccctgtCCCAGCTTTTTTTAAAACGTGTTGGTATTAAATTTAAAATTAACAGACTTGTTTTCATGAAATAGTCATAAATCAGTGTTGGTGTGATGGTTGCACAGCACCTCATTGTGATGTCAGTGTTGGTGTGATGGTTGCACGGCACCTCATTGTGATGTCAGTGTTGGTGTGATGGTGTGATGGTTGCACGGCACCTCATTGTGATGTCAGTGTTGGTGTGATGGTTGCACGGCACCTCACTGTGATGTCATTCTCAGGCAAATGAAATTCCAAAGAAAGAGGCTTTATGTGAAAAGCTaattcagaaaaaaaacttctttaaCACTTATCTGTCCTATTATACTTTCATTTATTAGTTTGTTCACTATTAAACATGTGCATTCATGTAAAGCAAATAGAATTGCATCTGTGTACAATGCATTACATTAAGTAAGAGGCTGAATAGATATTTTTACCTCACACAAAGGGACCGCAGGGTGGAAAATTCCATCTCAGATATCAaaaacgtgacagttcattatgggcagttcagttcagttcatgtGTAACTAATTTCACTACACAGGGCCCCAGATGTGTAACATGATTACTAGTCCACATTCATTACACAGGGCCAGATGTGTAACATGATTACTAGTCCACATTCACTACACAGGGCCCCAGATGTGTAACATGATTACTAGTCCACATTCACTACACAGGGCCCCAGATGTGAAACATGATTACTAGTCCACATTCTCCCCTTTTCTTGTTGGACTCACTCAGCGGGCATAACCAGAGACTTTCCAAATGATCTTCAAAACGCATGAGAGAAGTTGCTTGAGCATATAAGCCAGGTAGATACATTACTTTATTTAATCCACAAAGTAAATTTGCATTTGTCTTTGAATTAATAGAAATGAATATCTACTTACTGGAATATATACTGTGGCTATATTTAGAAAGGCATCTCAATGATCTAAAGAGGATCAAGGTCTCAGTTGTTTCAGGAGTCTTCACTGCGGTTGCTTAGCAGGAGCACTAAAGTCCGATTGCCATCTGCCGACTACAGCAGTGTAGAACATTATCAGATTCATGTGTGCTGATAGAACAGAAAACTGGTCTGGCCTGAAATATACAGTGAGTGGTAAATGCTCAGATAACATTAGCTTTGTATGGTGAACTCACATGATCTGTTGCAAAGACGCTGAGACTGAACAATGTGTGTGACCTCCCCGTGTGAACTGAACTGCCAATATAACCAGAGCAGTCAGGCAACTGCAGATCTTTGTTCCTGTCACACAATAACAACCAAAAATGAAACCAAATTCCAGCTTCTGCATTCTTAGCCGGATCCGTATGTTTGATTGTGTAGATTAGAAGGATCCAGATTTGGGCACTTTCTGCCTGCAGAAAAtgtgaagtaggcctacattggactagtagcctacatcagaccAGTAGCCCATCGGACCAGTAGCCCATCGGTCCAGTAGCCTACTTATTAATTTATGTGAGAGGACACATAGATGAACGGACGACTGGGTCCGATTACAATCCCCTCTTGCccctatatatataatatgggagtttttccttgccacagttgccatatggcgtgattgtggggggtaagagggttcgggctgccagtcttatgacatgtcattttctatatttttgatatgttgctgagagaatcataaacggccccagcaatgaagaaaagtgattgataatgactgactgactattattgtgttacatgcttcaaatgtaaagcactttgagctgcattctgtgtatgaaaggtgctatacaaataaagcttattattattattattattattattattattcctgggGACGAGGGGCACAAAATAAGTACTTCCTGGGGACGAAGGGCACAAAATAAGTACTTCAACCTAGTATACTGCAGTTATATAATGTAGGCTGTTCTAGTATACTGCAGTTATATAATGTAGTCTGTTCTAGTATACCTTCCTGGGGACGAGGGTCACAAAATAAGTACTTCTTCCTAGACCTCTATTTTCTCTGTTTGTTATAGATGGTGACTGCGGAAGGGAATTTTAAAATGGTTCAACTTTTAGCTTCATATGTAGTGGCCTAGACTTTCAGCTACATATGCAGTGGCCTAGATGTTCCTCGCATCTGGAGTCTCTCTGTCAGGGTTGCAGTGGAGAGCTGGACCGAGGCGCAGGGCAAGTTGAGAACGAGGAACACTTAAACTTGAGAACAGGAATCTTTAATGCGAATGCACACTACACTACAaccatgaaacaacatcaatgaCCGACTGGGgactgaggggagacagagggtttaaatacacaggggttaAACAAGGCTAACAAGGCACAAGTGGACAagaaacaagagacaggtgaacacagggctggaaatcataattaaactagcagactaataatgaggaacaggtgaggggcggagacacagggaactgagacatggcaagacaaacaaaggagcacatggctgacaggaactaaaacacagggacaggaagtaaacacagggacaggaagtaaacacaggagcacatggctgacaggaactaaaacacagggacaggaagtaaacacaggagcacatggctgacaggaactaaaacacagggacaggaagtaaacacaggagcacatggctgacaggaactaaaacacagggacaggaagtaaacacaggATTGTTACACTCTCCACGAACGAAGCGTTTGATCTCCTCTGATTAGTGCTTCTCAGTGCACCAATACTATTAAACGATCCCTGAAATTAGAAAGGTCACAATGCCTAATTTTATTATCGATATACTTTAAACAATGGCAGTCGGTGCTTCCTGTAGCCTATGTGTCTTttctcctaacacacacacacaagcagtttTTAACCTGCATCTGTGtcctttctcctcacacacacgcagcttttAACCTGCAGCTGTGTGCCGCATAGCAACActaataatagtaggctaatgttaagtcaattgCTGACTTGCACCTCTCAGGTTTGTGTTGCTGACCTACGTAGGCAATGGACTTTAGTTCATTTAGGCCTATTGTTGGgtttaatgacatttctgaaatAAACTACACAACCAATTGGCAAACCTTTTGGTTTGCTTTTGAGTTCCTTCTAGGTCTATCCCGTTAGCTCACGTTACAGTATGTCCATCAATAACATAGTGCTCACCAAAATCAGAGAAATTAACATTGAAAGACACTTATCTCTGCTATGATCCAAGAAAGATTTTTTTGacttttatctaatgacataacagtaattttatctaatgacagtgAGGAGTCATGACTCACTGGTTAGGACTTCGAGccccggttcgaaccccgaccagtaggaacggctgaagtgcccttgagcaaggcacctaacccctcactgctccctgagcgccgctgtagtaAATAAAATTGAAAAGAGATATGCAACTGACAAAACAACAAGTAATTAGTGGTAACTAAAAACAAACTTTGAGACATCACTTGCTCACATATCAATGCAAACATGTGTGGGAGAGTCACTGTAGAGcttacagtatatttatatttaacttCACCAGCATTATTAAAAACGTAcagtatttttatatttcactTCACCAGCATTATTAAAAACGTAcagtatttttatatttcactTCACCAGCATTattaaaaacatacagtatatttatattttacttcacCAGCATTATTAAaagtgtaaatgtaaaaatgtctgATCACCAGTCTGTCCCCGTGGCTGTGTGGTGCAAGGTGTTCATCAGGTGTCTTGCCACAGGTGTAtaatgggggcagccgtggcctactggttagcgcttcggacttgtaaccggagggttgcccggttcagtaggcatggctgaagtgtccttgagcaaggcacctagaTTATAATTAGAATTACAATATTGCATATGACCACAAGGGGGCACAGTAAGTCAAATTGTTCAGCATGAGCCTGAAGGACCGCATGTCTACTTCAAAAGATAACTGAATTAGGTCCACTGATTACCAAGAACCATGCATGGCCCAGCTGTTGGGATTATTGTAGTGAACTATGCTGCATCAATGGGATTATCGTAGAGTACTCGTATACTGCATCAATGGGATTATTATAGTGAACTATACTGCATCAATGGCATCACAGGCTGGAACACActcaaataacaaaaacaaacatgaaaatatAACCCTTGTCCACCAAAATAATCAATTATAAATTGCTATTTGCTGCAGTTCCTGTGCAGTGAATAGAATGTCTCTTTCAGCCGCACTGCATGGATTCTCAGGCAAATTTCTATTCTATTGTACAGAAGTGGTCTACTGGGAAGTGGAGGCACACAAATGAAAGGATGCTGGAATTTTCCTCACAATGGTAAGTTCGTTTTTTTGTAATTTATAATATTGTACAGTGACTGTCACTATTCCAGAGAAACTGTGATTTATAATATTGTACAGTGACTGTCACTATTCCAGAGAAACTGTAATTTATAATATTGTACAGAACTGTAATTCACAATATTGTACAGTGACATAATGCTGCTGAATGCTCCATTCATTTTAATGGGCCTTTCCAACGTTTGGGGGTCTGATATTTCTCGATAACAGACTGTGGCTACTGTAAGTATAACTGAAAGTATTGTAAATCAGCTTTCTATGGTCATTTTTCCAGGTgggtctcttgtgtgtgtgtccttggacTGGATTCAAAGTATCCTTTGTCATCCTTGTTTCTAGTGTTTACATTGGGGGTGCTAAGGATGGGGGAAGCAGGCCTCCTATTGTCACCATTTGACCATGAGCAGGTTGGGGTGCTAAGTTATGTTTCAACACTTTAATGTAACAGGGTTGCTGTAATTCATAATATTGTACAGTGACTCTCCCCATCACCATCACTGTCACTGTCGCCGTCACTCTCGCTGTCGCTGTGCTGCATCTCCTCCAAGGCGCGCTCGTTCTGCTGTCGGATCTCAATCATGGTCTGTTGGTACTGCTGGTTCATCATGGTCATGGTCTCCTCATATCTCTTCTCCTGCTGCTGCCTTTCCTTCCTGAACTTCTCCATCATCAGTTCAAACTGCTCAGCCTGCATGACTTTAGTCTCCTCATGCTTCGTCTTGGTCTCCTCCACTTCCTGCTTGAGCTTCTCAGCCTGCGATTCCAGACCTTTCTCCAgcacctctctctgctccctcatcttcctctccaAAACTTTCTCAAACTCCTCTTCCTCTCGTTTCGTCTCCTCCTTATTCTTCCCTTCTATCTGTCTCATCTTCTCTTCGAAACTATCCTTGTCTGCTTTCATCTTTGCTTCCAACTTGttcatcttctcctcctcagACTTCATCTTCTGTCGCAAGAGAtacactttctctgtctcctctggTGGTGAAGAGCAACAAGAGGGCAAATCAACATGTGTACAAGAGCAGAGGGGGAGCTAGGACAACATGCTGGAGCTAGAACAACATGCTGGAGCTAGGACAACATGCTGGAGCTAGCGCTAGGACAACATGCTGGAGCTAGAACAACATGATGGAGCTAGAACAACATGCTGGAGCTAGCGCTAGGACAACATGCTGGAGCTAGAACAACATGCTGGAGCTAGAACAACATGCTGGAGCTAGGACAACATGCTGGCGCTAGCGCTAGGACAACATGCTGGAGCTAGAACAACATGATGGAGCTAGAACAACATGCTGGAGCTAGCGCTAGGACAACATGCTGGAGCTAGAACAACATGCTGGAGCTAGAACAACATGCTGGAGCTAGGACAACATGCTGGCGCTAGCGCTAGGACAACATGCTGGAGCTAGGACAACATGCTGGAGCTAGGACAACACGCTGGAGCTAGAACAACATGCTGGAGCTACAACATGCTGGAGCTAGCACTAGAACAACATGCTGgagctaacgttagaacaacaGATGGAGCTAGAGCTAGAACAACATGCTGGACCAAGAGCTAGAACAAAAGCTGGAGCTAGCGCTAGGACAACAGTTGGAGCTAGAGCTAGAATAACAGATGGAGCTAGCGCTAGAACAACAGATGGAGCTAGCGCTAGAATAACTGCCGAAACAAATTACTGGTTAGTAGACTATTATACAGTAAACTGAAACTGCTGACTATGTTTATTACATGATCCTAAGTCATTAAAACTCATCTgtggtaagcacacacacacacacacacacacacacacacacacacacacacacacacacacacagacgtcccTTTGGGGACCAAATGGTGCAATCAAATTCCCAGATGAGAAGCTACAGCACTACCTTATCCCAGCCCAGTAAATTGCAGATAATAACCGCTTCATGTTCACTAGGGGCGTCATATTAATAATCATGTTCACTAGGAGCATTATGTTAATAACTGCTTCATGTTCACTAGGGGCGTCATATTAATAATCATGTTCACTAGGGGCGTCATATTAATAACTGCTTCATATCAACTCACCACAAATCCGTTTCCTCTGCTTACTCAGGGTCACATCAGCCTGTCTGATGGCTTCAGATTCTACATGCTTGTTCTTGAAAAACTCCTCCAGGACTTCTTTAGCCTATGAAGGaatcacacgcacgcatacaggCACAATGACAcatggtggttgtggtggttaAAGTATTTGTGCATGAACTTTAAATACCTAATACACAGAATATTACCTTAACTGAGGTAgcagtctgtctgttgtattTCTGCATATTACCTTAACTGAGTTAGCTGTCTGTGGTATTTCTGTATATTACCTTGACTGAGttagctgtctgtctgttgtattTCTGCATATTACCTTGACTGAGTTAGCTGTCTGTTGTATTTCTGCATATTACCTTGACTGAGGTAGCTGTCTGTTGTATTTCTGCATATTACCTTGACTGAGgtagctgtctgtctgttgtattTCTCCACTATAGTCTCCATGTGCTGGCAGAAGAACACGTAGCCTCGAGGTTTAGCGTACAATCCTTTCTGGAGTCGAGTGGTCATATCAGCAGACAGACTTGTCAGAAGATCCTGGCATCTCTTCTTTGAAGCCTCCTCATTGTGGAGTAAATACTGGTCTAAATGTTGATCGATGTGTTCCTGAAATATATGTCAAATAGTAGCCCAGTCAAAGAGCTATTCCTCTCTTTTGTTCATAACTAGGCATACGTTGGAAAGGCCCATTAAaatgaatggagcattctagaCTTAAAACCTACCTATATACATTGGCCTTTGCCTCTTAGATCTTCATTTCTTTTATCTTGCTTTTATTGTACTTTATGTTTACTTTTAGCCTTTGCCCCTTAGTTTTTAGCTTCTTCTTTCCTTTAAGACACTGTTTTAATTTCTTTATGTATCTAAATTGCTCTTAGCTCACTTTATGTCTCTTATTAATCAATGCTGTCAGTGTTGCAACTGTACACTGCGTgcagatgtttttttcttttttgtctattgGAATGCCAGTGTTGCAACTGTACACTgcatgcttttatttatttatctattttcaTTCTAGCTAGTcactgtacagcactttggtcagttttGCACTGCTTTAAATGTgcttttaaataaaaattacttacttacttacatacTGTAGGCATTTCATCAATTGGAAACTTCAAAACATATATGAACATACATGATGGTACTAATGTTATGATTAGGTGTTATGTTAACGTGTACCTCTAAAGATTCCATATGGTACTAATGTTATGATTAAGTGTTATGTGAACGTCTACCTCTAAGGATTCCATATATGAATCCAATCTACAGCACTGTGAAAAAGGAgtcctctccttttcccctaCGACAAACATTTGAAAAACTGCCTTGTGCCATACCTGCATGGACTGAagccaaacacactcacctgcactcagtttgttttattgctgtttatgtcttgtgtatgtaggtgtaagTATGTCTTTATACTGGGAGATTTTAACCGTGATTGGGTAAATGGtacagaccaccaccaccacgtcatgataaatttgataatgtttgatcgctgttttggaAGCATCTTTCACGTAATAAATGtgcactctagaaagtgaaagtaaccgTAAGTAATGTGGCCAAGGTCTACaatgcgctctgtgtctgtagctgtctgtgcacgtacGTAATCGATTGCATTCTTCAAATGGAGAACAAATTCCTGacagttcctgatcgctaaacattcgtttttctttttctgtcagttAGCAGTTGATATAGAAGCACCTagcataatttgacttcagcggtgacaagtcctattgcgagagagagagagagcgtaccTGCAAAGTGGTGctgtgcgagcgtgtgtgtgtgtgtgtgtgcgtgcgtgtgtgtgtctgcatgttcgggcgcgtgcgcgtgcgtgtgtgtgtctgcatgttcgggcgcgcgtgtgtgtgtgtgtgtgtgtgcgcgcgtgtgtctgcatgttcGGTTCAAGTCAGACGTTGGTCCTTCCGGTcccgctccattattagattaacgttatcagacagcgctgtaaaattTGTGCAGGAAtttctccattattagattaaggttatcagacagcgctgtaaaatatgtgcaggaatttctcgcattatgatggctagagttgcgggttTTCGAATAAATCATGCGCTATAACCGCAATCCCGCGCTGAATGCAGGAATTTGctgactgtttttatttttcctgttaTTCTCGGGATCTACAGTACTGGGCAAGTCCTAAAGATCTACAGGTCGATCGCGACCACTGCTCTAAAGATTCCATATGGTACTAATGTTATGATTAGGTGTTATGTGAATGTCTACCTCTAAAGATTCCATATGGTACTAATGTTATGATTAGGTGTTATGTGAACGTCTACCTCTAAAGATTTCAGGTACTCTCCCTGATCATTCTTAAAGCGTCGCTTCATGAACGTCTGAACGGCCTCTGTGTGGAGACGCTGGTGTTCAGAGGTGATGAGCGTCAGCTCTACAGGGAAGAACTGTTTCAGCTGCTCCATGCCGCTCCGGTACACGCCAACCCCGTCCTCCACCGCTGCCTTGTTCTCCACCGCCGCCTTGTCCTCCATCGCTGATACGACGCCTTTCTAAGAAATTAAAAACATCGGACTCAAGCACTGGAGCCTCTTCCCCAGGGTCTGTCTTTGCAAGTGCCTCTCTATGTAATATGTTCATATCATAATCATAACAAAAGAAATGTCTAGACATCTCATTATGACcgcctgtgtttctctctcaagGGAATCACGTTGTTGCTCAACACTGAGGAAGCCAAAGGGTAAAAGTATATTCTTCTTCCTGCAGACTTGGTGTCAAATAACAGGCAAAAGTTCAAACGAGGAGGCAGGTGAGCACGCAGCATATCTTTAGGCGGACACTTAGTGGAACAAATCAGGCAGAGGTCAACAAAGGTCAACACAGAACATGCAGAGGTTAACATAAAACATGTAGAGGTCATCACAGACAACACAGAACAGGGCAATACTTACGTTAGTCAGGCAGTGGACAGAACAGGGCAATACTTACGTTAGTCAGGCAGTGGACAGGCACAGAACAGGGCAATACTTACGTTAGTCAGGCAGTGGACAGACACAGAACAGGGCAATACTTACGTTAGTCAGGCAGTGGACAGGCGGAGGGGTGATCAGCTTACCCAGCTGGAGAGCTCTGTCCGAACAGCAGCCGGTGGCTATTTAAAGGATCTGGTGGGGTTCGCTAAATGTCACGTTGGTCCAGGGGTGTGTCCAAGGAAAAGCCATGGCCCACACAGAGGAATCCAATGAAAACTCTCAAAGAAATCACTGTTATAGCTCTTATAATAGCAAccaatatataatatacagctctggaaaaaatgaagagaccactgcatggttgctgagtgatgttcaaatgagttgacgcttatattcaaaattaagagaccactgcaaatttaaaTATGACCCTCAACTCATTCCAGTCTctcagcaaccataggatgacatcagaaaaatgtgtagcggtctcttaattttgttcagagctgtatATATTGATTCCCTCCAGGTGtgatacacactctctctctcacacacacacacacacacactccctctttctctctctctcacacacactatacactctctcccattctcacacacacacatgccagacATCAAATGCGAGATACCAGGGGAACGATTTGGACCTAATGCtctgtagtgtagtgtgatAAACTTTCCCTCACCTGAGCTATCACTGTAGTAGAAGGATCAGACAACTctagtgtgtgggtttgtgtgcgtgtgtgtgtgtaagtgtgcgtgtgtgtataagtataagtatatatactcttttgatcccgtgagggaaatttggtctctgcatttgtcccaatccgtgaattagtgaaaccaGTGGGGCACTTTTAAGCGCCGTGGAAcacttaattataaaaaaaaattacacgcacatgttgaatgaaatttgacttgtgctgcaattagtaaatcaatatgacttgtgctgcaattggtaaatcaatatacaactagaaatgcaattccaaggaattaccagtgcatgaaaaggctaaagttgtgatgtaaaatatcagtattgtaaaatatcaatattgtgtagttaaaacagataatacagagatggttactacggtgatgctaggatagacatggtggttgcatagcttaataaaagttgatagtttaaaagtagactgtttaaaagctgaatgtagatagtttaaaagttgttgatagacagtagatagtttaaaagttgttgatagacagctagtttaatagatagtttaatgatagtttaaaaagtagacccgtttaaaagttgaaggtaaatagtttaaaagttgttgacagactggaagttgaatgaatgttgatattcaaatagtttaatggctgtgtataggtagatatttgacgataactgaaagttggaatggctctaatgtttgctagcagttatgctaagatttttaactatgctaaccatgctacttagctaatgttttatagcagtgctagcaatgctaacctgctaaccatgctacttagctaacgttttctagcagtttaataaATGTTGATAATGGTGATAacaaagttggaatggctctaatgtttactagcagttatgctaagatttttaattctgctaaccatgctttgcttaactaatgttttatagcagtctTAGCaatcttaacatgctaactcatctttacttagctaacttaactaacattttctagcagttttgctaaacatgctaactatgttaaccatgtgacttagctaaccaagcttatcattttagtagttatgctaactatgctaattagcatgttaactatgctagcatgctaactatgttaaccatgttacttagctaacttagctaatcatttttaatagttatgctaactatgctaaccatgttacttagctaacttagctaatcatttttagcagttttcctaaaaatgctaactagcatgttgacatgctagcatgctaaccatgttattaGCTAACCATTTTAGctttatgctaactatgctaactaacatgttaacattttatgcaactatgctaaccatgttactttagctaacctagctaatcatttttagcagttttgctaaaaatgctaactagcatgttaacatgctagcatgctaactataataaccatgtgacttagctaacctagctaatcatttttagcagttttgttaaaaatgttaacaatgttagcaatgctaacatgctaactttgttaaccatgctaactagctacagtgggtaggagtcatagttgatgaaaagtgttgacatagttgatgacaagttaaaagttgttgataggcagctagtgaatgtatatagtttaaaagtttaaaagttgaatgtagatagtttaaaagttgttgatagacagctagtttaatagatagatagtttaatgatagtttaaaagtagaccgtttaaaagttgaatgtaaaaagatcagtagtttaatgggttacattgtttaacagtggattattgtagtgaggacttttattttgaaacagttttgggcagaggaaacagttgaataggatgtgtagtcttaattgacccagattgtatgcttaaagcctgaggctgcaggtggcctgaacacctgccatagaat
Proteins encoded:
- the LOC125311549 gene encoding guanylate-binding protein 1-like, producing the protein MEDKAAVENKAAVEDGVGVYRSGMEQLKQFFPVELTLITSEHQRLHTEAVQTFMKRRFKNDQGEYLKSLEEHIDQHLDQYLLHNEEASKKRCQDLLTSLSADMTTRLQKGLYAKPRGYVFFCQHMETIVEKYNRQTATSVKAKEVLEEFFKNKHVESEAIRQADVTLSKQRKRICEETEKVYLLRQKMKSEEEKMNKLEAKMKADKDSFEEKMRQIEGKNKEETKREEEEFEKVLERKMREQREVLEKGLESQAEKLKQEVEETKTKHEETKVMQAEQFELMMEKFRKERQQQEKRYEETMTMMNQQYQQTMIEIRQQNERALEEMQHSDSESDGDSDSDGDGESHCTIL